Proteins from a single region of Candidatus Wallbacteria bacterium:
- a CDS encoding M15 family metallopeptidase, whose product MKLLRSFFWALMFFYAARLAWADGNSNALEEKLIAQNLVNVQELAPEIRVDLKYSTTDNFLHEDVYGELKTAYLQQIPAMRLALAQGYLSKTLPGYSLLVYDAARPRAVQRKMWALVVGTSLEVYVANPESGSIHNFGAAVDLTIADKLGRPIDMGTPFDYFGDLAQPVLEEKLLTEGKLTSKQVENRKLLRRIMRASGFQEITEEWWHFEAAMPIPARKLYLIIE is encoded by the coding sequence ATGAAATTACTCAGATCATTTTTCTGGGCCTTGATGTTTTTTTATGCAGCCAGGCTGGCATGGGCAGACGGTAATTCCAATGCCCTGGAGGAAAAATTGATTGCTCAAAATCTGGTCAATGTGCAGGAATTAGCACCTGAAATCAGGGTGGACCTGAAGTATTCCACAACCGACAATTTTCTGCATGAGGATGTATACGGAGAATTGAAAACCGCATATCTCCAGCAGATCCCTGCGATGAGACTCGCGCTTGCGCAGGGATATCTCAGCAAAACCCTGCCCGGGTATTCGCTGCTTGTTTACGATGCTGCCAGGCCCCGTGCGGTACAGAGAAAAATGTGGGCTCTGGTGGTGGGCACCAGCCTGGAAGTCTATGTGGCGAATCCGGAATCAGGTTCGATCCATAACTTCGGTGCAGCAGTTGACCTGACTATTGCTGATAAACTGGGGCGTCCGATCGACATGGGAACCCCCTTTGATTATTTCGGCGACCTGGCTCAGCCGGTCCTGGAAGAGAAATTACTCACTGAAGGAAAACTCACTTCCAAGCAGGTGGAGAACAGGAAGCTTTTAAGAAGGATAATGCGGGCTTCAGGCTTCCAGGAAATCACTGAAGAATGGTGGCACTTTGAAGCAGCCATGCCTATCCCGGCACGGAAACTCTATCTGATCATCGAATAG